A stretch of Amycolatopsis balhimycina FH 1894 DNA encodes these proteins:
- a CDS encoding acyl carrier protein, which translates to MTEFTVADFKKIVQNALGPEEAAAVGPDTLDTALCELGIDSLGILEIVNQIRGTYAAEIVDHTVDENTTPRATIELVRSLLP; encoded by the coding sequence ATGACTGAGTTCACGGTTGCGGATTTCAAGAAGATCGTCCAGAACGCACTGGGGCCCGAGGAAGCGGCCGCCGTTGGACCGGACACACTGGACACCGCACTGTGCGAGCTGGGCATCGACTCGCTCGGAATTCTGGAGATCGTCAACCAGATCCGAGGTACGTACGCCGCCGAGATAGTCGACCACACCGTCGACGAAAACACCACGCCGCGGGCCACCATCGAACTGGTGCGTTCGCTGCTCCCCTGA
- a CDS encoding glycosyltransferase: MRALFVTFAWKSHLYPMVPFASALRAGGHEVLVAAGPGFAGTITDAGLPAVQVGEDVDVRSDAAAAYAGWNPRRHDETEDPGAVRQRAGTYSRLATDSAVAMGKDLYAFARSWSPDFVVYEPMAVIAPGLAGHLGVPSVRMPWGIDYLASIMRRRGGLLTDLARERSVDLDAAFGDVTLDPCPPSMQIGYDLYRQLIRYIPYNGPAVLPQHLRTPPARPRILVTWGGSLHDLGWHDGILGPGIVDVLGRQPRYDVVVATTDQQKRLYSDLPGNVVHIGPIALHLALPSCDAIIHQGGAGTTMTAMSAGVPQLIIPWAPDAVINAEQIREAGAGHLISPGDLDTTSLDEALTAFLDNLASYRHGATQLKEEHDSQPTPAQVVTEFERHRDHGTGPWGR; encoded by the coding sequence ATGCGTGCGCTGTTCGTGACTTTTGCCTGGAAGTCGCATCTGTACCCGATGGTCCCGTTCGCGTCGGCGCTGCGCGCCGGCGGTCACGAGGTGCTGGTGGCCGCCGGGCCCGGGTTCGCCGGCACCATCACCGACGCCGGCCTCCCCGCCGTGCAGGTCGGCGAGGACGTCGACGTCCGGTCGGACGCGGCGGCGGCGTACGCCGGCTGGAATCCGCGTCGCCATGACGAAACCGAGGATCCGGGGGCAGTCCGGCAGCGGGCCGGAACGTACTCGCGGCTGGCGACGGACAGCGCCGTCGCGATGGGCAAGGACCTCTACGCGTTCGCCCGCTCCTGGTCGCCGGATTTCGTGGTCTACGAGCCCATGGCTGTGATCGCGCCTGGTCTGGCCGGCCATTTGGGCGTGCCGTCCGTGCGGATGCCCTGGGGCATTGATTACCTCGCCTCGATCATGCGGCGGCGTGGCGGGTTGCTCACGGACCTGGCCCGGGAGCGGTCGGTCGACCTGGACGCGGCATTCGGCGACGTGACGCTGGACCCGTGCCCGCCCAGCATGCAGATCGGCTACGACCTGTACCGGCAACTCATCCGGTACATCCCCTACAACGGGCCTGCCGTCCTTCCGCAGCACCTGCGGACCCCGCCGGCCCGGCCGCGCATCCTGGTGACCTGGGGCGGTTCGCTGCACGATCTCGGCTGGCACGACGGGATCCTCGGCCCCGGCATCGTCGACGTCCTCGGCCGGCAGCCGCGGTACGACGTCGTGGTCGCCACCACCGATCAGCAGAAACGGCTCTACTCCGACCTCCCCGGCAATGTCGTCCATATCGGACCGATCGCCCTGCACCTGGCCCTGCCGAGCTGTGATGCGATCATCCACCAGGGCGGCGCCGGGACCACCATGACCGCGATGAGCGCCGGTGTCCCCCAGCTGATCATCCCGTGGGCACCCGACGCCGTGATCAACGCTGAGCAGATCCGCGAAGCCGGCGCCGGGCACTTGATCTCGCCGGGTGACCTCGACACAACCAGCCTGGACGAGGCGCTGACGGCGTTTCTCGACAATCTCGCGTCGTACCGGCATGGTGCCACCCAGCTGAAGGAGGAACACGACTCGCAGCCCACGCCTGCCCAGGTGGTCACCGAGTTCGAGCGTCACCGGGATCACGGGACCGGGCCGTGGGGCCGCTGA
- a CDS encoding cytochrome P450, with protein sequence MAGCPMPKYPFSWPSPIEQPKEFEHLHEQRVIEVELPSGDNALLLTRYEDIRAVLLNPTVSKNRNRPDIARMTVHKTKAFQSQVDMDPPAHTRMRRLVAKAFVPSRVTALRPRIRTIVGEQLDELAAAGPPADINTHLGFPVAIRVACELLGVPQEDRGRFQGAKTPPWDYMRELIERKRAAPGDDLISELITVHDEDDGRLSATELVWWSTILLLAGYETTANQVASAVVLLLTRPDRLAWLRANPDRMPDAVEELLRGQVVGTSLSMLRYLTEDVDLDGVVLPRGRSVVPALESANHDPAVFADRDLDLSRQGPQQLTFSVGQHFCVGAALARAELEIVLSELLTRFPGLALAVPVGRLRRSTDAFTQGFLEVPVRW encoded by the coding sequence ATGGCCGGTTGCCCGATGCCGAAATACCCGTTCAGCTGGCCGTCGCCGATCGAGCAGCCCAAGGAGTTCGAGCACCTGCACGAACAACGGGTGATCGAAGTGGAACTGCCGAGCGGGGACAACGCGTTGCTGCTGACCCGATACGAGGACATCCGCGCTGTCCTGCTGAACCCGACGGTGAGCAAGAACCGCAATCGCCCGGACATCGCGCGGATGACGGTGCACAAGACCAAGGCGTTCCAGAGCCAGGTGGACATGGACCCGCCGGCCCACACCCGCATGCGCCGGCTGGTCGCCAAGGCGTTCGTGCCGTCCCGGGTGACCGCGCTGCGTCCCCGGATCCGGACGATCGTCGGCGAGCAGCTGGACGAACTGGCCGCGGCCGGGCCCCCCGCGGACATCAACACCCACCTGGGATTCCCGGTGGCCATCCGGGTGGCATGCGAGCTGCTCGGGGTGCCGCAAGAGGATCGTGGCCGCTTCCAGGGCGCCAAGACACCGCCGTGGGACTACATGCGCGAGCTGATCGAGCGCAAGCGCGCGGCACCCGGCGACGACCTGATCAGCGAGTTGATCACGGTACACGACGAGGACGACGGCCGGCTCAGCGCCACCGAGCTGGTCTGGTGGTCCACGATCCTGTTGCTGGCCGGCTACGAGACCACGGCCAACCAGGTGGCCAGCGCGGTCGTGCTGCTGCTCACTCGTCCCGACCGGCTCGCCTGGTTGCGGGCCAACCCGGACCGGATGCCGGACGCGGTGGAGGAACTGCTGCGCGGCCAGGTAGTCGGGACGTCGCTGTCCATGCTGCGCTACCTCACCGAGGACGTCGATCTGGACGGGGTCGTGCTGCCCAGGGGGCGCAGCGTGGTGCCGGCGCTGGAGTCGGCCAACCACGATCCCGCGGTGTTCGCCGACCGCGACCTGGACCTCTCCCGGCAGGGGCCGCAACAGCTCACGTTCAGCGTGGGCCAGCATTTCTGTGTCGGCGCGGCGCTCGCCCGCGCGGAACTGGAGATCGTCCTGAGCGAGTTGCTCACCAGATTTCCGGGACTGGCTCTCGCGGTGCCGGTTGGCCGGCTGCGTCGCTCCACCGACGCGTTCACCCAGGGATTCCTCGAAGTGCCGGTGCGCTGGTAA
- a CDS encoding PEP/pyruvate-binding domain-containing protein, giving the protein MDYVLPLSDIALDDVPEVGMKAAVLGDLRRGGFRVPDGFAVTTAALHDALGAAEPGTAVTELPFPAGLPEQVAAALEKLGDVPVAVRSSGVSEDLAGRSFAGMYESYLNVFGAADVLAAVRDCWASGSSERITRYHQDFTDHPARVAVLVQVMVPATAAGVAFSVNPVTGQRDEISVSAVTGLGDRLMSGEATADEWTVRSGAVTRISGDGTVLDASDVLRVADVVAQVAEHAGGPQDMEWAIADGEINVLQARPITGLSAAEQIPVDDEVPEGFWVQAPNANAPSVPMQQSVFLPVFDASISNIFRYTTGGRAAARMINGRVYLSTLVDSPDEQVRGLEQAGARVAAGEPLAVIRRWNNELKGSFGDRIRAFRSTDLRSLDDDGFDRYFRDLVAMFAELHDVYFTLACAGIVAMGELGLAGQELLGFGPDQTFAMVGGPDGDHVPATTGLSDLARIAAANPELRTRLADGTVDEARLAEVDGEFADAFARYVSAYGHRTIGFDITEPTLAEYPGTLLNLVTAQLDRPDEVAKRKQDLAAAREAVLAKARARLAGQADRERFERALGQAEEGSALRDEKVFYAVSAWALFRYATQEIGRRLHAAGLVDRDDDGFYVGLDEGLAALHESTDLREAVRLGRGRHNWALANPGPKFHGQYGMPPSIEGITLSAAAQHVRALSSWSMTLQAPPAAAKDGEGLAGLAASAGRYTGPVRVINGIGEFGKLRDGDVLVCKETTAQWSILFVMVGALVTDQGSLLSHPAIIAREYGVPAVVATGTATTELHDGQLVTVDGSSGRVIPVTT; this is encoded by the coding sequence ATGGATTACGTATTGCCACTGTCCGACATCGCCCTGGATGACGTGCCGGAGGTCGGAATGAAAGCCGCGGTGCTGGGCGACCTGCGCCGTGGCGGTTTCCGCGTACCGGACGGGTTCGCGGTGACCACAGCGGCACTGCACGACGCGCTCGGTGCGGCGGAACCGGGAACGGCGGTCACCGAGCTGCCATTCCCGGCGGGACTCCCCGAACAGGTCGCCGCCGCGTTGGAGAAACTCGGAGATGTCCCGGTCGCGGTGCGCTCTTCCGGAGTGTCCGAGGATCTCGCCGGACGTTCCTTCGCCGGAATGTACGAGTCGTACCTGAATGTCTTCGGCGCGGCGGATGTACTCGCCGCGGTGCGCGATTGCTGGGCCTCCGGGTCGTCCGAGCGGATCACCCGGTACCACCAGGATTTCACCGACCACCCGGCGCGGGTGGCGGTGCTCGTCCAGGTCATGGTGCCCGCCACCGCGGCAGGCGTCGCCTTCAGCGTCAACCCGGTCACCGGGCAGCGCGACGAGATCTCGGTCAGCGCAGTCACCGGCCTTGGCGACCGGCTGATGTCCGGGGAAGCCACCGCGGACGAATGGACCGTGCGCTCCGGCGCGGTGACCCGGATTTCCGGTGACGGCACGGTGCTCGACGCGTCCGACGTGCTGAGGGTGGCGGACGTCGTCGCGCAAGTCGCCGAACACGCGGGCGGCCCGCAGGACATGGAGTGGGCGATCGCGGACGGCGAGATCAACGTACTGCAGGCGCGGCCGATCACCGGCTTGTCGGCGGCGGAACAGATCCCCGTCGACGACGAGGTGCCCGAAGGGTTCTGGGTGCAGGCACCGAACGCGAACGCGCCGTCGGTACCCATGCAGCAGTCGGTGTTCCTGCCCGTGTTCGACGCGTCGATCAGCAACATCTTCCGGTACACCACCGGGGGCCGGGCGGCGGCGCGGATGATCAACGGGCGCGTGTACCTGTCCACCCTCGTCGACTCGCCGGACGAGCAGGTCCGTGGACTGGAGCAGGCCGGTGCCCGGGTCGCCGCGGGCGAGCCGCTGGCCGTGATCCGCCGGTGGAACAACGAGTTGAAGGGTTCCTTCGGGGACCGGATCCGCGCGTTCCGCTCGACCGATCTCCGATCGTTGGACGACGACGGCTTCGACCGGTACTTCCGTGACCTGGTGGCGATGTTCGCCGAGTTGCACGACGTGTACTTCACCCTGGCCTGCGCCGGAATCGTGGCCATGGGCGAGCTGGGGCTGGCCGGCCAGGAGCTTCTCGGCTTCGGTCCGGACCAGACCTTCGCCATGGTCGGCGGGCCTGACGGCGACCACGTTCCGGCCACCACCGGGCTCAGTGACCTGGCCAGGATCGCCGCCGCCAACCCGGAACTGCGCACCCGGCTGGCGGACGGGACGGTCGACGAAGCCCGGTTGGCCGAAGTGGACGGTGAGTTCGCCGACGCGTTCGCCCGGTACGTCAGCGCGTACGGGCACCGGACGATCGGGTTCGACATCACCGAGCCCACCCTGGCCGAGTATCCCGGGACGCTGCTGAACCTGGTCACCGCGCAGCTGGACCGCCCGGACGAGGTGGCCAAGCGCAAGCAGGACCTCGCAGCTGCCCGGGAAGCCGTCCTCGCCAAGGCCCGGGCGCGGCTCGCCGGCCAGGCCGACCGCGAGCGGTTCGAGCGCGCCCTCGGTCAAGCCGAGGAAGGTTCCGCGTTGCGCGACGAGAAGGTGTTCTACGCGGTGTCCGCGTGGGCCCTGTTCCGCTACGCCACGCAGGAAATCGGCCGTCGGTTGCACGCGGCCGGCCTGGTCGACCGCGACGACGACGGGTTCTACGTCGGCCTGGACGAAGGACTGGCCGCGCTGCACGAGAGCACGGACCTGCGGGAGGCTGTCCGGCTGGGACGCGGGCGCCACAACTGGGCGCTGGCCAATCCCGGCCCGAAGTTCCACGGCCAGTATGGCATGCCACCGAGCATCGAAGGAATTACGCTTTCTGCTGCGGCACAGCATGTCCGTGCACTGAGCAGCTGGTCGATGACGCTGCAGGCGCCCCCGGCGGCGGCGAAGGACGGCGAGGGCCTGGCCGGCCTGGCCGCCTCGGCTGGGCGCTACACCGGCCCGGTGCGCGTGATCAACGGCATCGGCGAGTTCGGCAAGCTGCGCGACGGGGATGTGCTGGTGTGCAAGGAGACGACCGCGCAATGGTCGATCCTCTTCGTCATGGTCGGCGCCCTGGTGACCGACCAGGGCAGCCTGCTGTCGCACCCGGCGATCATCGCCCGGGAGTACGGCGTGCCCGCGGTGGTGGCCACCGGAACGGCCACCACGGAATTGCACGACGGCCAGCTGGTGACGGTGGACGGATCCTCCGGACGAGTGATCCCCGTGACCACTTGA
- a CDS encoding quinone oxidoreductase family protein — MLAVYARQPHPSDPLAALTVGERDSPAAPEGWVSVTPRAMSLNMHDINTLRGVHMDPSRYPMTLGCDGAGLLADETPVLIHSSVAAPGWVGPEQLDPGRTVLSEYHQGTFADTVVIPRRNAVPMPDALTFAEAACLPTAWLTAYRMLFVTAGITPGQRILMDCTQRIGSIPAAVIRLAVAAGCTVSVVARDRHAAQARELGAHEISTPADTVAGPVDAVFDAGTEQFGWMRHLYVLRAGGAVVCAGGRAGSGAALAAPVLNDIITGELRLLGSTMGTAEDLRALLAFLVRTGLRPRIARELPLARAAEGVEAMLTGQVPGKIVFTREP; from the coding sequence ATGCTCGCCGTGTACGCACGTCAGCCCCACCCGTCCGACCCGCTCGCCGCGCTGACGGTCGGCGAGCGTGACTCGCCGGCCGCGCCGGAGGGCTGGGTCTCGGTGACCCCGCGTGCGATGTCCCTGAACATGCACGACATCAACACGCTTCGCGGTGTCCACATGGATCCGTCGCGGTACCCGATGACCCTGGGCTGCGACGGAGCGGGCCTGCTCGCCGACGAAACCCCGGTGCTGATCCACAGCAGCGTCGCCGCTCCGGGCTGGGTAGGCCCGGAACAGCTCGACCCGGGGCGCACCGTGCTCAGCGAGTACCACCAGGGTACGTTCGCCGACACGGTGGTGATACCGAGGCGAAACGCGGTGCCGATGCCGGACGCGCTGACCTTCGCCGAGGCGGCCTGCCTGCCGACCGCATGGCTGACCGCGTACCGCATGCTCTTCGTCACCGCGGGAATCACACCGGGGCAACGAATCCTGATGGACTGCACGCAGCGGATCGGGAGCATTCCGGCCGCGGTGATCCGGCTCGCCGTCGCGGCCGGCTGCACGGTGTCGGTGGTGGCACGGGACCGGCATGCCGCGCAGGCCCGGGAACTCGGCGCCCACGAGATCAGCACCCCGGCGGACACCGTCGCCGGGCCGGTGGACGCGGTGTTCGACGCCGGGACCGAGCAGTTCGGGTGGATGCGGCACCTTTACGTCCTGCGTGCGGGTGGTGCGGTGGTGTGCGCGGGTGGCCGGGCCGGTTCCGGCGCCGCCCTGGCGGCTCCCGTGCTGAACGACATCATCACGGGCGAGCTGCGCCTGCTCGGGTCCACCATGGGCACCGCCGAGGACCTCCGGGCGTTGCTGGCGTTCCTCGTCCGCACCGGGCTGCGCCCGCGGATTGCGCGGGAACTGCCGCTGGCACGGGCGGCGGAAGGCGTCGAAGCGATGCTGACCGGCCAGGTGCCCGGGAAGATCGTGTTCACCCGGGAGCCGTAG
- a CDS encoding response regulator transcription factor has translation MMRIAIIEDQAMLRSAIVALLELEPDLTVVAERGGGEDLATVLAAEPDVLLLDIEMSGRSGLDVAEFLQQQDNPPMVVMLTTFKRPGYIRRALEAGARAYLTKDAPVSDIAAAIRRVAAGEMLITGDQVKLAMATGANPLSKRERDVLRTSQRYDTIAEIAAELHLSTSTVSNYISEAIAKTDSRNRIQAIRIARENGWL, from the coding sequence ATGATGCGGATCGCCATCATCGAGGACCAGGCGATGCTGCGGTCGGCCATCGTCGCCCTGCTGGAGCTGGAGCCCGACCTCACGGTCGTCGCCGAGCGTGGCGGCGGCGAGGACCTCGCCACGGTGCTGGCCGCCGAGCCGGATGTGCTGCTGCTGGACATCGAGATGTCCGGACGCAGCGGACTGGACGTCGCGGAGTTCCTTCAGCAGCAGGACAACCCGCCCATGGTCGTCATGCTGACCACCTTCAAGCGGCCCGGCTACATTCGCCGGGCACTCGAAGCCGGCGCGCGGGCGTACCTGACCAAGGACGCGCCGGTCAGCGACATCGCCGCGGCGATTCGCCGGGTGGCTGCCGGGGAGATGCTGATCACCGGCGACCAGGTGAAGCTCGCGATGGCTACCGGCGCCAACCCGCTCAGCAAACGAGAGCGTGATGTGCTGCGCACGTCGCAGAGGTACGACACGATCGCGGAAATCGCGGCCGAACTCCACCTGTCGACGAGCACGGTGAGCAACTACATCTCCGAAGCCATCGCCAAGACCGATTCGCGCAACCGGATTCAGGCAATCCGGATCGCGCGGGAAAATGGCTGGCTCTAA
- a CDS encoding VC0807 family protein, which produces MPPATQDKPKPKAGGLLSTLMELALSFGGYYLLRAFGVSVFWALTIPAIAVAAVAVTVTVRRRRVDLIGSLVLFEIIATIVLSLVTQSPKIAAVREPVYILIGGLFCLATLFYRTPLTHLSTSSVAAFGDPKRERAFARAWEDVPRYRMWQRLLTGAFSTIMILFSLVRMYLLVTATDAGIAHAVDVSNLLSLVMIGALVVVSGVLIQPPRKIIEQLVKQMDASAA; this is translated from the coding sequence ATGCCACCCGCAACGCAGGACAAGCCCAAGCCGAAGGCCGGTGGGCTGCTGTCGACCTTGATGGAACTGGCCCTGTCCTTCGGCGGCTACTACCTGTTGCGTGCTTTCGGCGTCAGCGTCTTCTGGGCGTTGACGATCCCGGCCATCGCGGTGGCCGCGGTCGCCGTGACCGTCACGGTCCGCCGCCGGCGGGTCGACCTGATCGGGTCGCTGGTCCTCTTCGAGATCATCGCGACGATCGTGCTGTCGCTGGTCACCCAGAGTCCCAAGATCGCCGCCGTGCGCGAGCCGGTCTACATCCTCATCGGCGGTTTGTTCTGCCTCGCCACACTGTTCTACCGGACACCGTTGACGCATCTGAGCACGTCGTCGGTCGCGGCCTTCGGCGACCCGAAGCGGGAACGGGCGTTCGCGCGGGCGTGGGAGGACGTGCCCCGGTACCGCATGTGGCAGCGGCTGCTCACCGGCGCCTTCAGCACGATCATGATCCTCTTTTCGCTGGTCCGGATGTACCTGCTCGTCACTGCCACCGACGCGGGGATCGCGCACGCCGTCGACGTCTCCAACCTGCTCAGCCTCGTGATGATCGGGGCGCTGGTCGTGGTGAGCGGTGTGCTGATCCAGCCGCCCAGGAAGATCATCGAACAGCTGGTCAAGCAGATGGACGCCTCCGCGGCGTGA
- a CDS encoding sensor histidine kinase, which yields MARSGNPHPGGLFILLPVLLLPAYAATDSPAGDVPLDVIALGVFAALFTVSQWLTPAHPLALRLGLAAALAGVAASGMWALNRAWLAAAVLTAVACANLLPLMFGAILGVAATAGLTAVTDGKLIDVVMVVAGGAIALLRGRLLVEIGRSRANRQAYATAAVENERLRFARDLHDLLGHSLVTMMAKAELAERLAAVDPARAAAAARDVREVGRTAVTEVQRVVTGYRSTSLAEEIEHARRSLEPLQVEITVSIPDRTWQTGIDTVLAWGVREAVANVLRHSNANRCAITVTVERRSIRLDVVNDDSGGTLVDIGSSGGHGLVGLRERAAELGGRLTAGPRQGGGYRFTMELPIEERA from the coding sequence ATGGCGCGGTCGGGCAATCCTCATCCGGGTGGACTGTTCATCCTGTTACCCGTACTGCTTCTGCCGGCGTACGCCGCGACGGACAGCCCTGCCGGCGATGTTCCCCTCGATGTCATCGCGCTCGGCGTCTTCGCCGCGCTCTTCACGGTCAGCCAGTGGCTCACTCCGGCGCACCCGCTTGCCCTGCGGCTGGGACTGGCCGCGGCACTCGCGGGCGTGGCCGCGTCGGGCATGTGGGCGTTGAACCGTGCCTGGCTGGCGGCCGCGGTGCTGACCGCGGTCGCCTGCGCGAACCTGTTGCCGCTGATGTTCGGCGCGATACTCGGCGTCGCCGCGACGGCCGGGCTGACCGCGGTGACCGATGGCAAGCTGATCGACGTGGTGATGGTGGTGGCGGGTGGCGCTATCGCCCTCCTTCGCGGCCGGCTGCTTGTGGAGATCGGCCGGTCGCGTGCCAACCGCCAGGCCTACGCCACGGCCGCGGTCGAGAACGAGCGGCTGCGGTTCGCGCGGGACCTGCACGACCTGCTCGGGCACAGCCTGGTCACCATGATGGCCAAGGCCGAACTGGCCGAGCGGCTGGCCGCGGTGGACCCGGCCCGGGCCGCGGCCGCGGCGCGGGACGTGCGGGAAGTCGGCCGAACCGCGGTGACAGAGGTCCAGCGGGTGGTGACCGGCTACCGGTCCACCTCGTTGGCCGAGGAGATCGAACACGCACGGCGCAGCCTCGAGCCACTGCAAGTCGAAATCACGGTGTCGATACCGGACCGGACGTGGCAGACCGGGATCGACACCGTGCTGGCCTGGGGAGTCCGGGAGGCCGTGGCCAACGTGCTGCGGCACTCCAACGCGAACCGGTGCGCGATCACCGTCACTGTCGAACGCCGGTCGATCCGGCTCGACGTGGTCAACGACGACAGTGGTGGAACCCTGGTCGACATCGGCAGTTCCGGCGGGCACGGACTGGTCGGCCTGCGAGAACGAGCCGCGGAACTGGGCGGGCGGCTGACGGCCGGGCCGCGTCAGGGTGGCGGCTACCGGTTCACCATGGAGCTGCCGATCGAGGAGCGCGCATGA
- a CDS encoding nucleotide disphospho-sugar-binding domain-containing protein — MRVLFLSWAWGSHLQPMVPFGWALRAAGHEVLVASHPFFAPTITRAGLTALPVGDDVHVRALMTDAHRRWSLDRSEIEHRGRMAVATATKSAVAMAKDTYRFARDWRPDFVVYEPMAFLGPGLAADLGVPSYRLLWATDFVASIADVPEAEDGILGGLGTREALTASFGDVTLDPCPPSLRPADDLVRRSLRYVPYNGPAVLPAWLRIPPARPRVVVTWGGSLHYLGWKNAFLAPRITQILAEQDVEVVVAVLEEQIPEFGPVPDNVVHLGPVALNLVLRDCAAVIHQGGAGTTMTALSAGVPQLVFPWAADAIVNARYLRDAGAAQFSMPMDLGDAALRQAVSRFLAGLPGLQAGADLLHREHLAMPSPVEVALGIERDVLGTHERACAP, encoded by the coding sequence GTGCGTGTGCTGTTCTTGAGCTGGGCATGGGGATCCCATCTGCAGCCGATGGTCCCGTTCGGGTGGGCGCTGCGCGCCGCCGGGCACGAGGTGCTGGTCGCCAGCCACCCCTTCTTCGCCCCCACGATCACCAGGGCCGGGCTGACCGCGCTTCCGGTGGGCGACGACGTCCATGTGCGGGCGCTGATGACCGACGCCCACCGCAGGTGGTCCCTGGACCGGTCGGAGATCGAGCACCGCGGCCGGATGGCCGTCGCGACCGCGACGAAAAGCGCGGTCGCGATGGCGAAGGACACGTACCGGTTCGCCCGGGACTGGCGGCCGGACTTCGTGGTCTACGAACCCATGGCATTCCTCGGTCCCGGCTTGGCCGCGGATCTGGGCGTACCGTCGTACCGGCTGTTGTGGGCCACGGACTTCGTCGCCTCGATCGCGGATGTGCCGGAGGCCGAGGACGGGATCCTCGGTGGGCTCGGCACCCGCGAGGCACTGACCGCGTCGTTCGGAGACGTGACGCTCGACCCGTGCCCGCCGAGCCTCCGGCCGGCCGACGACCTGGTCCGCCGGTCCCTGCGGTACGTACCCTACAACGGCCCGGCGGTGCTGCCGGCCTGGCTGCGTATCCCGCCCGCGCGACCGCGAGTCGTGGTGACCTGGGGCGGCTCCCTGCACTACCTGGGGTGGAAGAACGCCTTTCTGGCCCCTCGCATCACGCAAATCCTTGCGGAGCAGGACGTCGAAGTGGTCGTGGCCGTGCTGGAGGAGCAGATCCCGGAGTTCGGTCCGGTGCCGGACAACGTCGTCCACCTCGGACCCGTCGCGTTGAACCTGGTGCTGCGGGACTGTGCCGCCGTCATCCACCAGGGCGGCGCCGGCACCACGATGACGGCCCTGAGCGCCGGTGTCCCGCAGCTCGTCTTTCCCTGGGCCGCCGACGCGATCGTCAATGCGCGCTACCTCCGCGACGCGGGCGCGGCCCAGTTCTCGATGCCCATGGATCTCGGCGATGCCGCTCTGCGCCAGGCCGTCTCCCGTTTTCTGGCCGGCCTTCCCGGTTTGCAGGCCGGCGCGGACCTGCTCCACCGCGAGCATCTCGCCATGCCCAGCCCGGTAGAGGTCGCCCTGGGGATCGAGCGGGACGTCCTAGGGACACACGAGCGTGCCTGCGCACCATGA
- a CDS encoding VC0807 family protein has protein sequence MALLINRRFAALGPLLLDLLAPVVSFSLLHYLFGVPPAPALTAGAVVAGLRGAYRAVTERRIDALPLMMTVLLAVSVLLVFLTGDARLVLAKSAVTPIVGGLYGLVTNLFGRTVFYDVLTPFATKGDPALLARWESAWDTDRRFARRIRQLNILWGVGFVLGGTARIVLVYRLPLDVAVLAGLAPTVVMVGGLMLLTRLLWRPLEAVLRAGEPATATAPG, from the coding sequence GTGGCTCTCCTGATAAACCGCCGGTTCGCGGCGCTCGGACCTCTGCTGCTCGACCTGCTCGCCCCGGTGGTGAGCTTTTCCCTGCTGCACTACCTGTTCGGCGTACCGCCGGCGCCGGCGTTGACTGCCGGGGCGGTGGTGGCCGGCCTGCGCGGCGCCTACCGGGCGGTGACCGAACGGCGGATCGATGCCTTGCCGCTGATGATGACGGTGCTGCTCGCGGTGTCCGTGCTGCTGGTGTTCCTCACCGGCGACGCTCGGCTGGTGCTGGCCAAGTCCGCGGTGACACCGATCGTGGGCGGGCTGTACGGGCTGGTGACGAATCTGTTCGGGCGTACAGTGTTCTACGACGTGCTGACGCCGTTCGCGACCAAGGGAGATCCCGCACTGCTGGCCCGGTGGGAGTCCGCGTGGGACACCGACCGCCGGTTCGCCCGGCGGATCAGGCAGCTGAACATCCTGTGGGGCGTCGGGTTCGTGCTCGGCGGCACGGCCAGGATCGTGCTCGTGTACCGCCTGCCGCTGGACGTCGCGGTCCTGGCCGGGCTGGCACCGACCGTCGTCATGGTCGGTGGCCTGATGCTGCTCACCCGGCTGCTGTGGCGGCCGCTGGAAGCGGTGCTGCGCGCCGGTGAACCCGCGACGGCTACGGCTCCCGGGTGA